Proteins encoded by one window of Polaribacter haliotis:
- the rplA gene encoding 50S ribosomal protein L1, producing the protein MAKLTKKQKVAYAKVDSSISYDLAAASALVKDITNVKFDASVDLAIRLGVDPRKANQMVRGVVTLPHGTGKDVKVLALVTPDKEAEATAAGADYVGLDEYLQKIKGGWTDVDVIITMPSVMGKLGPLGRVLGPRGLMPNPKTGTVTMDVAKAVQDVKAGKIDFKVDKTGIVHAAIGKVSFDAKKIEENANELIQTIIKLKPTTAKGTYVKSVFMSSTMSPSIAVEVKTV; encoded by the coding sequence ATGGCAAAATTAACAAAAAAGCAAAAAGTAGCTTACGCAAAAGTAGATAGCTCTATATCTTACGATTTAGCAGCAGCTTCAGCGCTAGTCAAAGACATTACTAATGTAAAGTTTGATGCATCAGTAGATTTAGCAATACGTTTAGGAGTAGATCCACGTAAAGCTAATCAAATGGTTCGTGGTGTTGTAACATTACCTCACGGAACTGGTAAAGATGTAAAAGTTTTAGCATTAGTAACTCCAGATAAAGAAGCAGAAGCTACAGCAGCAGGTGCAGATTATGTTGGGTTAGATGAATACCTTCAAAAAATTAAAGGAGGTTGGACAGATGTAGATGTAATTATCACAATGCCTAGTGTAATGGGTAAATTAGGTCCTTTAGGAAGAGTTTTAGGTCCAAGAGGTTTAATGCCAAACCCAAAAACAGGTACAGTAACAATGGATGTTGCAAAAGCTGTTCAAGATGTAAAAGCTGGTAAGATCGACTTTAAAGTTGATAAAACTGGAATTGTACATGCAGCAATCGGGAAAGTATCGTTTGATGCTAAGAAGATTGAAGAAAATGCAAACGAGTTAATACAAACAATTATTAAATTGAAACCTACAACTGCAAAAGGAACGTATGTAAAAAGCGTTTTTATGTCTAGTACCATGAGTCCTAGTATTGCTGTTGAAGTAAAAACTGTTTAA
- a CDS encoding SDR family oxidoreductase: protein MKKIVITGSNGLLGQSLLNLLLEEKDKYEVIGFSKGENRSGRNDFEYISIDITEELILKGKLREIKPAVIINTAAMTQVDDCENNKEACDLLNVTVVKWLTEVSSAINSQLIHISTDFIFDGEKGNYKETDSPNPLSYYGLSKLKSEEILTNSNINYTILRTILVYGKVFDMNRNNIVLWVKKMLEQQKEITIVNDQFRSPTYVENLAMACKLSIDKKATGIYNIASNDLLSVYEIAQQIADSFKLDKSFIKPISTSTLNQTAPRPAKTGFDLSKTNKDLGFYPKSFKEDLERFKEKLT from the coding sequence ATGAAGAAAATTGTTATTACAGGTAGTAATGGATTGTTAGGTCAGTCTTTGTTAAATTTATTATTAGAAGAAAAAGACAAATACGAAGTAATTGGTTTTTCAAAAGGAGAGAATAGGAGTGGAAGAAACGATTTCGAATATATTTCTATAGATATTACAGAAGAATTAATTCTAAAGGGAAAATTACGAGAAATAAAACCTGCAGTAATTATAAACACTGCAGCAATGACGCAAGTAGATGATTGTGAAAATAACAAAGAAGCTTGCGATCTATTAAATGTAACTGTTGTTAAATGGTTAACAGAAGTTTCATCAGCAATAAATTCGCAACTTATACATATTTCTACTGATTTTATTTTTGATGGAGAAAAAGGAAACTACAAAGAAACAGATTCTCCAAACCCTTTAAGTTATTATGGATTATCTAAGTTAAAGTCTGAAGAAATTTTAACAAATTCCAATATAAATTATACAATTCTAAGGACTATTTTGGTTTATGGGAAAGTGTTTGATATGAATAGAAATAACATCGTTCTTTGGGTTAAGAAAATGTTAGAACAACAAAAGGAAATTACTATTGTTAACGACCAATTTAGATCGCCAACTTATGTGGAAAATTTAGCAATGGCGTGTAAATTGTCAATAGATAAAAAAGCAACAGGCATTTATAATATTGCTTCTAATGACTTATTAAGTGTTTATGAAATTGCACAACAAATTGCAGATAGTTTTAAGCTGGATAAGAGTTTTATAAAACCAATATCAACATCAACATTAAACCAAACAGCTCCAAGGCCAGCGAAAACAGGTTTCGATTTGTCAAAAACAAATAAAGATCTAGGTTTTTATCCAAAGTCTTTCAAAGAAGATTTAGAAAGATTTAAAGAAAAATTAACGTAA
- the tuf gene encoding elongation factor Tu, with translation MAKGTFDRSKPHLNIGTIGHVDHGKTTLTAAITKVLADAGFSEARSFDQIDNAPEEKERGITINTSHVEYQTANRHYAHVDCPGHADYVKNMVTGAAQMDGAILVVAATDGPMPQTREHILLGRQVGIPRIVVFLNKVDMVDDEELLELVDMEVRELLSFYEYDGDNGPVVSGSALGALNGEQKWVDTVLELMAQVDEWIEEPLREVDKDFLMPVEDVFSITGRGTVATGRIETGIANTGDVVDIIGMGAEKMTSTITGIEMFRQILDRGEAGDNAGILLRGIAKEDIKRGMVICKPGSVTPHAKFKAEVYVLKKEEGGRHTPFHNNYRPQFYVRTTDVTGTINLPSGVEMVMPGDNLTITVDLIQPIALNVGLRFAIREGGRTVGAGQVTELLD, from the coding sequence ATGGCAAAAGGAACTTTTGACCGTTCGAAACCACACTTAAACATTGGTACTATCGGACACGTAGATCACGGTAAAACAACTTTAACTGCGGCTATTACTAAAGTATTAGCTGATGCAGGATTCTCTGAAGCTAGATCTTTTGATCAGATTGATAATGCTCCAGAAGAAAAAGAAAGAGGTATTACAATTAATACTTCGCATGTAGAATATCAGACGGCTAATCGTCACTATGCACACGTAGACTGTCCAGGTCACGCGGATTATGTGAAGAACATGGTAACTGGTGCTGCTCAAATGGATGGAGCTATTTTAGTGGTTGCGGCTACGGATGGTCCTATGCCACAAACAAGAGAGCATATCTTATTAGGTCGTCAAGTAGGAATTCCTCGTATCGTTGTTTTCTTAAACAAAGTTGATATGGTTGATGATGAAGAGCTTTTAGAATTAGTAGACATGGAAGTTAGAGAATTATTATCTTTCTATGAGTACGATGGAGATAATGGTCCTGTTGTTTCAGGTTCTGCTTTAGGAGCTTTAAATGGTGAGCAAAAATGGGTTGATACTGTGTTAGAATTAATGGCGCAAGTTGATGAGTGGATTGAAGAGCCTTTAAGAGAAGTTGATAAAGATTTCTTAATGCCTGTTGAAGATGTATTTTCAATTACAGGTCGTGGTACAGTAGCAACTGGACGTATCGAAACTGGAATTGCAAACACTGGAGATGTTGTTGATATCATTGGTATGGGTGCAGAGAAAATGACATCTACAATTACTGGTATTGAAATGTTTCGTCAAATCTTAGATAGAGGTGAGGCAGGAGATAATGCAGGTATCTTATTAAGAGGTATAGCAAAAGAAGATATTAAAAGAGGTATGGTAATCTGTAAGCCAGGTTCTGTAACTCCTCACGCTAAATTTAAGGCAGAGGTGTATGTTCTTAAAAAAGAAGAAGGTGGTCGTCACACTCCATTCCATAACAACTATCGTCCACAGTTCTATGTAAGAACTACAGATGTTACTGGTACTATTAATTTACCTTCAGGAGTTGAAATGGTAATGCCAGGAGATAACTTAACAATTACAGTTGATTTGATTCAGCCAATCGCATTAAACGTAGGTTTACGTTTTGCAATCCGTGAGGGTGGTAGAACAGTTGGTGCAGGTCAGGTAACTGAATTATTAGACTAA
- the secE gene encoding preprotein translocase subunit SecE, protein MNFIQYIKDSFDELNNHMTWISKEEAQKTTVTVAVFTILFALAVAGIDYVFQTGLDNYFKLF, encoded by the coding sequence ATGAACTTTATACAATATATCAAAGATTCTTTTGATGAATTAAATAACCACATGACGTGGATTTCTAAAGAAGAAGCTCAAAAAACAACTGTAACTGTAGCTGTATTTACAATTTTGTTTGCATTAGCAGTTGCTGGTATAGATTATGTTTTTCAAACAGGATTAGATAATTATTTCAAATTATTTTAA
- the rpsU gene encoding 30S ribosomal protein S21, protein MLIIPIKEGENIDRALKRYKRKFDRTKTMKNLRARKNFTKPSVANRAQRIKASYVQRLRTQEEVG, encoded by the coding sequence ATGTTAATTATACCTATTAAAGAAGGAGAAAACATCGATAGAGCTTTAAAGCGTTATAAGAGAAAATTCGATCGTACAAAAACGATGAAGAACTTGCGTGCTAGAAAGAACTTTACAAAACCTTCAGTAGCAAATAGAGCTCAAAGAATAAAAGCTTCTTACGTTCAAAGATTAAGAACACAAGAAGAAGTAGGTTAA
- a CDS encoding acyl-CoA dehydrogenase family protein: MNSMYFTEEHEAFRESFKEFLKKEVVPHIEKWEKTGTIERFIWKKFGEMGYFGLNTPEEFGGMGLDLFYTVIFLEELQKVNSGGFAAAMWAHEYLAMTHLNKEGDDFIKNKYLVPSVEGDMIGCLCITEPFGGSDVAGMRSTAIKQGDKYILNGSKTFITNGIYSDYLIVAAKTDPSDKYKGISIFVLDRDTKGVSATKLNKLGWRASDTGEIAFDNVEIPASNLMGEEGKGFPYIMQHFALERLIMGINAHARAEYAVEYAIGYMQERVAFGKSLDRFQVLRHKIAEMASRVDMCKEYNYSITKRLNDGQYVVKEASMSKMLSTKMADEVIYDALQLLGGYGYMEDYPMARLFRDSRLGPIGGGTSEILKEIIAKMVIDNKEYKPAT; encoded by the coding sequence ATGAATAGTATGTATTTTACTGAAGAACACGAAGCTTTTCGTGAAAGTTTTAAAGAATTTTTGAAAAAAGAAGTAGTGCCTCACATAGAAAAGTGGGAGAAAACTGGAACTATAGAACGTTTCATTTGGAAAAAGTTTGGAGAAATGGGGTACTTTGGTTTAAATACTCCAGAAGAATTTGGTGGAATGGGTTTAGACCTTTTTTACACAGTAATTTTTTTAGAAGAATTACAGAAAGTAAATTCTGGTGGATTTGCAGCTGCAATGTGGGCACATGAATATTTAGCAATGACACACCTAAATAAAGAAGGTGACGATTTTATAAAAAATAAATATTTAGTACCAAGTGTAGAAGGAGATATGATTGGTTGTTTGTGTATCACAGAGCCTTTTGGTGGGTCAGATGTTGCAGGAATGCGTTCAACAGCAATAAAGCAAGGAGATAAATACATTTTAAACGGTTCTAAAACATTTATTACAAACGGAATTTATTCAGACTATTTAATAGTTGCAGCAAAAACAGATCCTTCAGATAAATACAAAGGAATTAGTATTTTTGTTTTAGATAGAGATACAAAAGGAGTTTCTGCAACCAAATTAAATAAATTAGGTTGGCGCGCTTCAGATACAGGAGAAATTGCTTTCGATAATGTAGAAATTCCAGCTTCAAACTTAATGGGAGAAGAAGGTAAAGGCTTTCCTTATATTATGCAACATTTCGCTTTAGAGCGTTTAATTATGGGAATCAATGCACATGCAAGAGCAGAATATGCAGTAGAATATGCAATTGGTTACATGCAAGAACGTGTTGCTTTTGGTAAATCTTTAGATAGGTTTCAAGTTTTAAGACATAAAATTGCAGAAATGGCAAGTAGAGTAGATATGTGTAAAGAGTATAACTATTCAATTACAAAGCGTTTAAACGATGGTCAATATGTTGTAAAAGAAGCGAGTATGTCAAAGATGCTGTCAACAAAAATGGCAGACGAAGTAATTTACGACGCATTACAATTATTGGGTGGTTATGGATATATGGAAGATTATCCAATGGCACGTTTATTTAGAGATAGTAGATTAGGGCCAATTGGTGGAGGAACTTCGGAAATCTTAAAAGAGATTATCGCTAAAATGGTAATCGACAATAAAGAGTACAAGCCTGCAACATAA
- the hpf gene encoding ribosome hibernation-promoting factor, HPF/YfiA family yields the protein MKVFTQSVNFNADNELIKFVEKKVEALVKFHDKIVDAEVFLKVQNTSDKENKITEVKINIPGSELIVKRETKTFEEGVNSAVDNLKRQLKRSKEKHRDSLIS from the coding sequence ATGAAAGTATTCACACAATCAGTTAATTTCAATGCAGACAACGAGCTAATTAAGTTTGTAGAAAAGAAAGTAGAAGCTTTAGTTAAATTTCATGACAAGATAGTCGATGCAGAAGTTTTTTTAAAAGTTCAGAATACTAGTGACAAAGAAAATAAAATAACAGAAGTTAAAATTAATATTCCTGGAAGCGAATTAATAGTAAAAAGAGAAACAAAAACCTTTGAGGAAGGTGTTAATTCAGCTGTAGATAATTTAAAGAGACAATTAAAAAGATCTAAAGAAAAGCACAGAGATTCATTAATTTCATAA
- a CDS encoding potassium channel family protein: MPILQSKINKIVVLVVSILAIGTIGYMTLSNYNLVDALYMTVITVTTVGFGELRPFSPQEKVFTIFLILTSITVFGYAVSAFSEYLVSGKLFEHFKHKRVEKEIARLKGHTIVCGFGRNGKQAILKLGNYNKKFVVVEKNKEMIEAIDTEGMLNIEGDATLDETLQRAGIEKASFLITALPSDADNLFVVLTASQLNPKCRVISRASNESSYSKLKIAGADNVIMPDKLGGDHMASLVTTPDVIEFVDRLTIEGETTANLEEIAVDDLPKKYLNKNILDLDLRRQTGCTVIGFKNPDRDYIINPEADIQLVAGSHLIVLGRPEQIIKLRELF, translated from the coding sequence ATGCCCATTTTACAATCTAAGATTAATAAAATTGTAGTGCTTGTAGTTTCAATTCTAGCAATTGGAACGATTGGGTATATGACGCTCTCTAATTATAATTTAGTGGATGCTTTATATATGACTGTAATTACAGTAACTACAGTTGGTTTTGGAGAATTAAGGCCTTTTTCTCCTCAAGAAAAAGTTTTTACAATATTTTTAATTTTAACAAGTATAACAGTTTTTGGGTATGCAGTTTCTGCATTTTCAGAATATTTAGTAAGTGGTAAATTATTCGAACATTTTAAACACAAAAGAGTGGAAAAAGAAATAGCACGATTAAAAGGACATACCATTGTTTGTGGTTTTGGTAGAAATGGAAAGCAAGCAATTTTAAAATTAGGTAATTATAACAAAAAGTTTGTAGTTGTAGAGAAGAATAAAGAAATGATTGAAGCCATAGATACAGAAGGGATGCTAAATATCGAAGGAGATGCTACTTTAGATGAAACTTTACAAAGAGCAGGAATCGAAAAAGCATCTTTTTTAATTACTGCTTTACCATCAGATGCAGATAATTTATTTGTGGTTTTAACTGCAAGTCAATTGAATCCAAAATGTAGAGTAATTAGCAGAGCTTCTAACGAATCTTCTTACAGTAAACTTAAAATTGCAGGAGCAGATAATGTAATTATGCCAGATAAATTGGGTGGAGATCACATGGCTTCTTTGGTTACAACTCCAGATGTCATTGAATTTGTAGACAGGTTAACGATTGAAGGAGAAACTACAGCGAATTTAGAAGAAATTGCAGTAGACGATTTACCAAAAAAATATTTGAATAAAAATATTTTAGATTTAGATTTAAGGCGTCAAACAGGTTGTACAGTTATTGGTTTTAAAAATCCTGATAGAGATTATATTATAAATCCTGAAGCAGATATTCAATTGGTTGCAGGTTCACATTTAATTGTTTTAGGTAGACCAGAACAAATTATAAAATTGAGAGAATTATTTTAG
- a CDS encoding helix-hairpin-helix domain-containing protein: MNIFKSHFWYNKSQRNGVFLLVLLIIAFQCIIVFVDFSSDKIIDTNSPEVLAFQHKIDSLQKVEIENRKPKIYPFNPNYITDFRGEQLGMSLDEIDRLLAYRKTNKFVNSKKEFQQITKVSDTLLHKISPYFKFPDWVVKRNQQTNKSYYKNSNTSIKRIRKPISTTDINKATAEDFQSISGIGPAFSERIIKYRSKLQGFSFQDQIYEVWNLEKDVANRVLETFKIIDKPTIKTQNVNTITFKQLLKNPYINYELCKKIFNYRDEVAELQNISELKNIEGFPLDKYERIVLYLVAE; this comes from the coding sequence ATGAACATATTTAAATCCCATTTCTGGTATAACAAAAGCCAAAGAAATGGGGTTTTTCTTTTAGTATTACTAATAATTGCCTTCCAATGTATTATTGTTTTTGTTGATTTTTCTTCGGATAAAATAATAGACACAAATTCCCCAGAAGTGTTAGCTTTTCAGCACAAAATAGACAGTCTTCAAAAAGTTGAAATAGAAAACAGAAAGCCAAAAATTTACCCTTTCAACCCAAATTATATTACAGATTTTAGAGGTGAGCAGTTAGGAATGTCTTTGGATGAAATAGATAGATTGTTAGCATATAGAAAAACAAATAAATTCGTCAACTCAAAAAAAGAATTTCAGCAGATAACCAAAGTTTCAGACACTTTACTTCATAAGATTTCTCCTTATTTTAAATTTCCAGACTGGGTTGTTAAAAGAAATCAGCAAACAAATAAAAGTTATTATAAGAATAGTAATACTTCTATCAAAAGAATAAGGAAACCGATTTCAACAACTGATATCAACAAGGCAACTGCAGAAGATTTTCAATCGATAAGTGGAATTGGGCCTGCTTTTTCAGAAAGAATTATTAAGTATCGTTCTAAATTACAAGGATTTTCATTTCAAGATCAAATTTACGAAGTTTGGAATTTGGAGAAAGATGTAGCAAATAGAGTATTAGAAACATTTAAAATAATTGATAAACCAACAATTAAAACTCAAAATGTAAATACTATAACTTTCAAGCAGTTGCTTAAAAATCCCTATATAAACTACGAACTGTGTAAGAAGATTTTTAATTACAGAGACGAAGTTGCAGAACTTCAAAATATTTCCGAATTAAAAAATATCGAAGGTTTTCCGTTAGATAAATATGAGAGAATAGTCTTATATTTGGTGGCAGAATAA
- a CDS encoding alanine/glycine:cation symporter family protein has protein sequence MKKKLLSLLFLAAPFLTFAQEKGLDQQIDEAFGNATGWFVDIIFYQIPFSENVSIYWVLFPLILGALYFTFYFNFINFKGFITSINIVRGKYDGLEGKGENKAIEVSDNVSTTEEGDNPDTIRVEGHDGEVTHFQALTAALSATVGLGNIAGVAIAVSIGGAGATFWMIVAGFLGMASKFVECTLGVKYRDIEADGTVYGGPMYYLTKGLKNKTLGKILAALFAIFVIGGSFGGGNMFQVNQAFQLVQNITGGEESFLNGYGWAFGLVMAVLVGIVIIGGIKKIAKVTDKIVPFMVAIYVAASLYVIFYNYDMIGDAFMQIFNGAFSPEGIAGGAVGVLVQGFRRAAFSNEAGIGSASIAHSAVKTKYAASEGMVALLEPFIDTVVVCTMTALVLIITGNVTAENASLNDAQAILLTSGAFESAISWFPYVLTVAVVLFAFSSMISWSYYGFQGWAYLFGRSKKMEYAYKVIFCVFVVIGAAASLGSVIGFSDAMVFAMMVPNMVGLVLLAPKVKAELKRYMGAIKAEKAENA, from the coding sequence ATGAAGAAAAAACTTCTTTCGTTGCTATTCTTAGCAGCCCCATTTTTAACATTTGCACAAGAAAAAGGTTTAGATCAACAAATAGACGAAGCATTTGGTAATGCCACAGGTTGGTTTGTTGATATTATTTTTTATCAAATTCCATTTTCAGAAAACGTTAGTATTTATTGGGTGTTATTTCCATTAATTTTAGGAGCTTTATACTTTACATTTTATTTCAACTTTATTAATTTTAAAGGTTTTATTACTTCCATAAATATTGTTAGAGGTAAATACGATGGTTTAGAAGGTAAAGGAGAAAATAAAGCGATTGAAGTTTCGGATAATGTTTCTACAACAGAAGAGGGAGATAATCCAGATACAATTAGAGTAGAAGGTCATGATGGAGAGGTTACTCACTTTCAGGCGCTAACTGCAGCATTGTCTGCAACAGTAGGTTTAGGAAATATTGCTGGAGTTGCAATTGCAGTTTCAATTGGTGGTGCAGGTGCTACTTTTTGGATGATTGTTGCAGGTTTCTTAGGAATGGCATCTAAATTTGTAGAATGTACATTAGGTGTTAAATATAGAGATATCGAAGCAGATGGAACTGTTTATGGAGGTCCAATGTATTATTTAACAAAAGGATTAAAAAATAAAACTTTAGGTAAAATACTAGCAGCGCTATTTGCAATTTTCGTAATTGGAGGTTCTTTTGGTGGTGGAAACATGTTTCAAGTAAATCAAGCGTTTCAATTAGTTCAAAATATTACAGGAGGTGAAGAATCTTTCTTAAACGGTTATGGTTGGGCTTTTGGTTTAGTAATGGCAGTTTTAGTTGGTATTGTAATTATTGGAGGTATTAAAAAAATCGCTAAAGTAACAGATAAAATTGTGCCTTTTATGGTGGCAATTTATGTGGCTGCATCTTTATATGTAATTTTCTATAATTACGATATGATTGGAGATGCATTTATGCAAATTTTCAACGGAGCATTCAGTCCAGAAGGAATTGCAGGTGGTGCAGTTGGTGTTTTAGTACAAGGATTTAGAAGAGCGGCTTTCTCAAACGAAGCAGGTATAGGTTCTGCATCTATTGCGCATTCAGCAGTAAAAACAAAATATGCAGCAAGTGAAGGTATGGTTGCATTATTAGAGCCTTTTATAGATACAGTTGTAGTTTGTACAATGACGGCTTTAGTGTTAATTATTACAGGAAATGTAACTGCAGAAAATGCATCTTTAAATGACGCACAAGCAATTTTATTAACATCAGGAGCATTCGAATCTGCAATTTCTTGGTTTCCATATGTATTAACTGTTGCAGTTGTTTTATTCGCATTTAGTTCTATGATTTCTTGGTCTTACTATGGTTTTCAAGGTTGGGCTTATTTATTTGGAAGATCTAAAAAAATGGAGTACGCTTACAAGGTAATTTTTTGTGTATTTGTGGTAATTGGTGCAGCAGCAAGTTTAGGTTCTGTAATTGGTTTCTCAGATGCAATGGTTTTTGCAATGATGGTTCCAAACATGGTTGGTTTAGTACTTTTAGCGCCGAAAGTAAAGGCAGAATTAAAAAGATATATGGGAGCAATTAAAGCTGAAAAGGCAGAAAACGCATAA
- a CDS encoding tyrosine-type recombinase/integrase, translating to MNTPVESFLEYLSLEKQYSKHTVTAYKTDLLSFKDFCETEYDIENLLEVHYPIVRSWVVYLINLGISNRSVNRKGTSLKSFYKYLQKTEQIDNNPLAKFRALKVEKKVQVPFSQREVNDVINSISLKEDFISVRNKLIIEFFYSMGLRRIELINIKESDLNLSENTVKILGKRKKERFAPILESVLETLRKYLILKKQYTILEDVLFITEKGNKIYETLVYRIINSYFSQVSSKVKKSPHILRHSFATHLLNEGADLNSVKELLGHSSLASTQVYTHNSLDAIKKVYNQAHPRSKQKE from the coding sequence TTGAACACCCCTGTAGAATCTTTCTTGGAATACCTTTCACTAGAAAAGCAATACTCTAAACACACAGTTACTGCGTATAAAACAGATTTGTTGTCTTTCAAAGATTTTTGTGAAACGGAATATGATATAGAAAACCTACTAGAGGTGCATTATCCAATTGTAAGAAGTTGGGTAGTTTATTTAATTAATTTAGGGATTTCTAATAGAAGTGTTAATAGAAAAGGAACATCCTTAAAATCATTTTATAAATACCTTCAAAAAACAGAACAGATAGATAATAATCCCTTGGCAAAATTTAGAGCTTTAAAAGTTGAGAAAAAGGTACAAGTTCCATTTTCACAAAGAGAAGTAAACGATGTAATTAATTCAATTAGTTTAAAAGAAGATTTTATTTCGGTTAGAAATAAACTAATTATAGAGTTTTTCTATTCTATGGGTTTAAGAAGAATAGAGTTAATAAATATAAAAGAATCCGATTTAAACTTATCCGAAAATACTGTAAAAATATTAGGAAAAAGAAAAAAAGAACGTTTTGCTCCAATATTAGAATCTGTTTTGGAAACTTTAAGAAAATATTTAATATTAAAAAAGCAATACACAATTTTAGAAGACGTTTTGTTTATAACTGAGAAAGGAAATAAAATTTATGAAACACTTGTTTACAGAATTATAAATTCTTACTTTAGTCAAGTCTCTTCGAAGGTGAAAAAGAGTCCTCATATACTAAGGCATTCTTTTGCAACACATCTTTTAAATGAAGGAGCAGATTTAAATTCAGTTAAGGAATTGCTAGGGCATTCATCCTTGGCTTCAACTCAAGTCTATACACACAATAGTCTTGATGCAATTAAAAAAGTGTATAACCAAGCTCACCCTAGGAGCAAACAAAAAGAATAA
- the nusG gene encoding transcription termination/antitermination protein NusG, with protein sequence MADSVMKWYVVRAIGGQENKVKAYIETEISRVGLSDYVSQVIVPTEKVVQIRNGKKVNRERVYFPGYIMVEANLSGEVPHVIKAITGVIGFLGETKGGEPVPMRKSEVNRMLGKVDELSVQDENVAIPFNIGETVKVVDGPFNGFDGTIEKVNEEKRKLEVMVKIFGRKTPLELSYMQVEKI encoded by the coding sequence ATGGCTGATTCAGTGATGAAATGGTATGTTGTAAGAGCCATTGGAGGACAAGAGAATAAAGTAAAAGCTTATATAGAAACAGAAATTTCTAGAGTTGGTTTGTCTGATTATGTTAGTCAGGTTATAGTTCCAACAGAAAAAGTTGTTCAAATAAGAAATGGAAAAAAAGTAAACAGAGAAAGAGTTTATTTTCCAGGATATATTATGGTTGAGGCAAATCTTTCAGGAGAGGTTCCTCACGTAATAAAAGCAATTACAGGAGTTATCGGTTTTTTAGGTGAAACTAAAGGAGGTGAACCCGTTCCTATGCGTAAATCGGAAGTGAATAGAATGTTAGGTAAAGTTGATGAACTTTCAGTTCAAGACGAAAACGTAGCAATTCCTTTTAACATAGGAGAAACAGTAAAAGTTGTAGATGGTCCTTTTAACGGATTTGATGGAACGATTGAAAAAGTGAATGAAGAAAAGCGTAAGCTTGAGGTAATGGTTAAGATATTCGGAAGAAAAACTCCATTAGAATTAAGCTACATGCAAGTAGAAAAAATATAA
- the rplK gene encoding 50S ribosomal protein L11 produces the protein MAKEVSKVVKLQVRGGAANPSPPVGPALGAAGVNIMEFCKQFNARSQDKQGKVLPVVITVYKDKSFDFVVKTPPAAVQLLEAAKIKKGSGEPNRKKVASVTWDQIKVIAEDKMVDLNAFEITSAMRMIAGTARSMGLTVKGNAPA, from the coding sequence ATGGCAAAAGAAGTTAGTAAAGTAGTTAAGTTACAAGTAAGGGGAGGCGCAGCGAATCCATCGCCGCCGGTTGGACCCGCTTTAGGAGCTGCTGGTGTTAACATTATGGAGTTCTGTAAGCAGTTTAATGCGAGATCGCAAGACAAACAAGGTAAAGTTTTACCTGTTGTTATAACTGTTTATAAAGACAAATCTTTCGATTTCGTCGTAAAAACTCCTCCTGCAGCAGTTCAGTTACTAGAAGCGGCCAAAATTAAAAAAGGTTCAGGAGAACCAAACAGGAAAAAAGTAGCATCAGTTACTTGGGATCAAATTAAAGTAATTGCAGAAGACAAAATGGTAGATTTAAATGCCTTTGAAATTACTTCAGCAATGCGAATGATTGCAGGTACAGCACGTTCTATGGGATTAACAGTAAAAGGTAATGCACCAGCATAA